The proteins below come from a single Burkholderia sp. PAMC 26561 genomic window:
- a CDS encoding DNA topoisomerase IB — protein MPTSSVTDSVIDSSPDIKGCPEDLPPGLRYVDDARAGYTREWKNGAFVYFNTQGKQLSDDADIKRINALAIPPAYTNVWICPDSRGHLQATGRDARGRKQYRYHPQWRETRDATKYERMLAFSAVLPKLRARVTRDLDLPGMPRDKVLATVVRLLDTTLVRVGSEEYARENKSYGLTTLRKKHLSVKSGTLRFQFRGKSGIEHDVSVSDPRIAKIVKRCMDLPGHELFQYLDADGQRHAISSSDINDYLHEITGADFTAKDYRTWAGSVFALAALRKLAWETVTEARKHVVGTIKEVSKMLRNTPAVCRKCYVHPAVIEAFEAGQLADELPASRRSGLKSDEATLAIFLEQDAKRRAREAARARKGKANTADPSLARLLTKSSQKAAALKNSGKDVKTEALAAVKAASVKPASPKVKSKAARPATKKIGRVRSPTAVAIG, from the coding sequence ATGCCGACCTCATCAGTCACCGACTCCGTTATCGATTCATCCCCTGATATCAAAGGCTGCCCGGAAGACTTGCCGCCGGGTCTGCGCTATGTGGACGACGCCCGCGCGGGCTACACGCGCGAGTGGAAAAACGGCGCGTTCGTCTACTTCAATACGCAGGGCAAGCAACTCTCCGACGATGCCGACATCAAGCGCATCAATGCCCTGGCCATTCCGCCTGCGTACACGAATGTGTGGATCTGCCCGGACTCGCGCGGACATCTGCAAGCCACCGGACGCGATGCGCGAGGCCGCAAGCAGTACAGATATCACCCGCAATGGCGTGAAACCCGCGACGCCACCAAGTACGAACGCATGCTCGCCTTCAGTGCAGTCCTGCCGAAACTGCGCGCCCGCGTGACCCGCGATCTCGATCTGCCAGGCATGCCGCGCGACAAGGTTTTAGCGACCGTCGTCAGGCTGCTCGACACCACGCTCGTGCGAGTCGGCAGCGAGGAATATGCGCGCGAAAACAAGTCCTATGGCCTGACCACGCTGCGCAAAAAGCATCTCAGCGTGAAATCCGGCACGCTGCGCTTCCAGTTTCGCGGCAAGAGCGGGATTGAACACGATGTATCGGTGAGTGATCCGCGGATTGCGAAAATCGTGAAGCGATGCATGGACTTGCCGGGACACGAACTCTTCCAGTATCTCGATGCCGATGGCCAGCGCCACGCCATCAGTTCTTCGGACATCAACGACTATCTCCACGAAATCACCGGCGCAGATTTCACTGCGAAGGATTATCGGACGTGGGCGGGCAGCGTGTTTGCGCTCGCGGCGCTGCGCAAGCTCGCGTGGGAAACCGTCACCGAAGCGCGCAAGCACGTGGTGGGGACGATCAAGGAAGTATCGAAGATGTTGCGCAATACGCCAGCCGTCTGCCGCAAATGTTATGTGCATCCGGCGGTGATCGAAGCATTCGAAGCAGGCCAGCTCGCCGATGAACTGCCGGCGTCGCGCCGGTCGGGGCTCAAATCCGACGAGGCCACGCTCGCGATATTTCTCGAGCAGGACGCGAAGCGCCGCGCGCGCGAAGCGGCTCGTGCGAGGAAAGGCAAGGCGAATACGGCGGACCCCAGCCTGGCCCGGCTGCTGACCAAGTCCAGCCAGAAAGCTGCGGCGTTGAAAAATTCGGGGAAGGACGTGAAGACGGAAGCGCTGGCCGCGGTAAAAGCGGCGTCGGTCAAGCCAGCATCGCCAAAAGTGAAATCCAAAGCGGCGCGGCCGGCGACGAAAAAGATCGGACGCGTCCGATCGCCGACGGCGGTCGCCATCGGCTGA
- a CDS encoding RES family NAD+ phosphorylase, with the protein MGVSDLSNVPEAENDWRARWPHAEFDWTPAYRVIPTRFPAVNLFDRVASPQDFDALYALEAMTNDRLRTELGDLDLVPSDERRFGAGYGPIMAAFTHLNPNGSRFSDGTYGVFYCARERRTAIEETRYHSALFLAHTRQAPLRQQMRLYTVSAHGEVLDLCAGRLTQNSLDPEILSPSDYAAGQALGRAARKAGVRGIAYPSVRDEGGECLAAFRTTLLHDCHHAAYLEYEWDGETVTSVYEMSKVG; encoded by the coding sequence CTGGGCGTGAGCGATCTATCCAATGTGCCAGAGGCGGAAAACGACTGGCGTGCTCGCTGGCCGCATGCTGAATTTGACTGGACACCGGCGTATCGCGTGATACCGACGCGTTTTCCGGCCGTCAATCTGTTTGATCGCGTAGCGTCGCCGCAGGATTTCGATGCTCTTTACGCGCTCGAAGCCATGACCAATGACCGTCTGCGAACCGAGCTGGGCGATCTGGACCTGGTCCCGTCGGACGAACGCCGCTTCGGCGCGGGTTACGGCCCGATCATGGCCGCGTTCACCCATCTGAATCCGAACGGCAGCCGCTTCTCCGACGGCACCTACGGCGTGTTTTACTGCGCGCGTGAAAGGCGCACTGCCATCGAAGAAACGCGATACCACTCCGCGCTCTTTCTCGCGCATACCCGGCAGGCGCCGCTGCGACAGCAGATGCGGCTCTACACGGTATCGGCTCATGGGGAAGTGCTCGATCTCTGCGCCGGACGCCTGACGCAAAATTCGCTCGATCCGGAGATCCTTTCGCCATCGGACTATGCGGCGGGGCAGGCGCTCGGACGCGCGGCGCGCAAAGCCGGCGTGCGCGGTATTGCGTATCCGTCGGTGCGGGATGAGGGTGGCGAATGCCTCGCCGCATTCCGGACGACCTTGCTGCACGATTGCCACCACGCTGCGTATCTGGAATACGAATGGGACGGCGAGACCGTGACCAGTGTCTACGAGATGAGCAAGGTCGGTTGA